Proteins from a genomic interval of Chryseobacterium indologenes:
- a CDS encoding T9SS type A sorting domain-containing protein gives MKTFYSIAFSLLSALSIAQQSVSFEDYEGFTTGDINGQGLWISTPTGDIPANVTHQMISQDMASAGNYSLKIVKEPVFGTQTEPIIGGFYNLQTPLDFSNFSVSFDINMSQLDGSVFGFQAMDALGEQYIVRMDFDNTGGIKVLHTLSGIQTLVPASGNWSPDTWYRFKVVGTPAEVKYYLNDVQVFTGTVVNPVNIDQLRFVHDNAVGTAYVDNIKINTELMMAVKDSKPAEKEIQLYPNPSSDVVKIRTLHKIRQVKAIELTGKSVDVRLHENQIKVEDLPAGEYILTIETDAKIFTEKFIKK, from the coding sequence ATGAAAACATTTTACTCAATTGCATTTTCTTTGCTTTCTGCGCTTTCTATAGCACAACAATCAGTCTCTTTTGAAGATTATGAAGGCTTTACAACAGGTGATATTAACGGGCAGGGATTGTGGATCAGTACTCCAACAGGAGATATACCCGCCAATGTAACCCATCAGATGATCAGTCAGGATATGGCCAGTGCTGGTAACTATTCTCTAAAGATCGTTAAAGAACCGGTTTTTGGAACTCAGACGGAACCCATTATCGGAGGATTTTACAACCTGCAGACGCCTCTTGATTTTTCGAACTTCTCCGTTTCATTTGATATTAATATGTCCCAGCTTGATGGTTCCGTGTTTGGATTTCAGGCGATGGATGCCCTCGGAGAGCAATATATTGTCAGGATGGATTTTGACAATACAGGTGGGATCAAAGTTTTACATACACTGTCAGGAATTCAGACACTTGTTCCGGCTTCAGGAAACTGGTCTCCTGATACCTGGTACAGATTCAAGGTAGTCGGGACGCCTGCGGAGGTAAAATACTATCTTAATGACGTACAGGTTTTCACAGGAACGGTTGTAAATCCCGTTAATATTGATCAGCTCCGTTTTGTACACGACAATGCTGTAGGGACAGCGTATGTGGATAATATTAAGATCAATACCGAACTGATGATGGCTGTCAAAGATTCTAAGCCGGCTGAAAAGGAGATACAGCTTTATCCGAATCCCTCATCAGATGTGGTGAAAATAAGGACCCTACATAAGATCAGACAGGTAAAAGCCATCGAACTGACGGGGAAAAGCGTTGATGTCAGGCTCCATGAAAATCAGATAAAAGTAGAGGACTTACCTGCGGGAGAATATATTCTTACTATAGAAACAGATGCCAAAATTTTTACAGAGAAGTTTATAAAAAAATAA
- a CDS encoding electron transfer flavoprotein subunit alpha/FixB family protein, with the protein MAVFVYAENINGVYKKAAFEAVSYAKAVADKAGDTVTAISVNPTDSSDLLYKYGASNVINIKDEGLKSFSAKAYAQAVSEVADGNIIVFPHTTDASSIAPMLAVMKNYSLITNALEAPESLSPFQVKRRAFSGKGFMHAKAEGNGVIVTVSQNAFGVKENAVSGSEEVKNLSVANEDTKVISHEQSSGKLDLKEAEIVVSAGRGMKGPENWGMVEDLANVLGAATACSKPVSDIGWRPHTEHVGQTGKAIAPNLYIAIGISGAIQHLAGVNSSKTIVVINNDAEAPFFKSADYGVVGDAFQIIPALTEKIKALKG; encoded by the coding sequence ATGGCAGTATTCGTATACGCAGAAAATATAAACGGAGTTTACAAAAAAGCAGCTTTTGAAGCAGTTTCTTATGCTAAAGCTGTTGCAGATAAAGCAGGAGATACCGTTACGGCAATCTCTGTAAACCCTACGGATTCTTCAGATTTATTATACAAATATGGAGCATCCAATGTAATCAATATCAAAGACGAAGGTCTTAAAAGCTTCTCTGCTAAAGCATATGCTCAGGCAGTAAGCGAAGTGGCAGACGGAAACATTATCGTTTTCCCTCACACGACAGACGCTTCTTCAATCGCTCCAATGCTGGCAGTAATGAAGAATTATTCTTTAATTACCAATGCTTTGGAAGCTCCTGAAAGCCTTTCGCCTTTCCAGGTAAAAAGAAGAGCATTCTCAGGAAAAGGGTTCATGCATGCAAAAGCTGAAGGAAACGGAGTAATCGTTACCGTTTCTCAGAATGCTTTCGGTGTTAAAGAAAACGCTGTATCAGGTTCAGAAGAAGTTAAAAACCTTTCTGTAGCTAATGAAGACACTAAAGTGATCTCTCATGAGCAGAGCTCAGGTAAATTAGACCTTAAAGAAGCTGAGATCGTTGTTTCTGCAGGAAGAGGGATGAAAGGTCCTGAAAACTGGGGAATGGTTGAAGATCTGGCAAACGTTTTAGGAGCTGCTACAGCATGTTCTAAGCCGGTTTCTGATATCGGATGGAGACCTCACACTGAGCACGTGGGACAAACGGGTAAAGCTATCGCTCCAAACCTTTATATTGCTATTGGTATTTCAGGAGCTATCCAGCATCTTGCCGGAGTAAACTCTTCAAAAACTATCGTAGTAATCAACAACGACGCAGAAGCACCATTCTTCAAATCTGCCGATTACGGGGTAGTAGGAGATGCCTTCCAGATCATTCCTGCATTAACAGAGAAAATCAAGGCGTTAAAAGGATAA
- a CDS encoding nucleoside permease: MNLKLRLTILSFLQFFVWGAWLITMANFWFGTKHWEGTQFGAVFGTMGIASIFMPTITGIIADRWVNAERIFSVLHILYGIILFILPHSADPNSFFSVMLVAMCFYMPTIALANSISYTILKNNNFDVVKDFPPIRVWGTIGFIVAMWITNLSGNKATEGQFYIGGAVAIFLGIYALTLPKCPPQKLIDKNSPLSEQLGLNAFKLFGSYKMALFFLFSMLLGAALQLTNAYGDVFLSEFAHFPKYADSFVVQRSTIIMSISQVSETLFILAIPFFLKKFGIKKVMLMSMLAWVLRFGFFAYGVPEGFGLSLIILSCIVYGMAFDFFNISGSLFVETTTDKKIRSSAQGLFMMMTNGFGAVFGSYIAGWAIDKFFTRKFTTASDLSAYLDTTSDNPTFIEILKNSFNTVVNTDGSLSTVVMVKDWQQIWLSFAIYALVLAIFFAILFRHKHKPEDVSSVSH, translated from the coding sequence ATGAATTTAAAATTACGACTGACCATCCTCAGTTTTCTCCAGTTTTTCGTTTGGGGAGCATGGCTGATTACGATGGCAAACTTCTGGTTTGGCACAAAACACTGGGAAGGAACACAGTTTGGTGCTGTCTTCGGAACCATGGGAATTGCTTCTATTTTCATGCCTACCATTACTGGAATTATTGCTGACCGGTGGGTAAACGCCGAGCGTATTTTTTCAGTATTACATATCCTGTATGGGATTATTCTTTTCATTTTGCCGCACTCTGCAGACCCGAATTCATTTTTTTCGGTAATGCTTGTCGCAATGTGTTTTTATATGCCAACCATTGCTTTGGCCAACTCAATTTCCTACACCATTCTTAAAAATAATAATTTTGATGTAGTAAAAGATTTTCCGCCGATTCGTGTGTGGGGAACCATTGGTTTTATTGTAGCGATGTGGATCACCAATCTTAGTGGAAACAAAGCAACAGAAGGTCAGTTTTACATTGGAGGTGCGGTAGCTATATTTTTAGGAATCTATGCGCTTACCTTACCGAAATGTCCTCCGCAAAAATTAATCGATAAAAACTCTCCGTTATCCGAACAGTTAGGATTAAATGCATTTAAGCTTTTTGGAAGCTATAAAATGGCATTATTCTTTTTATTTTCCATGCTTTTGGGAGCAGCACTTCAGCTAACGAACGCCTATGGAGATGTCTTTTTAAGTGAATTTGCCCATTTTCCTAAATATGCCGACTCTTTTGTCGTACAGAGATCAACCATTATCATGTCAATTTCTCAGGTTTCAGAAACCTTGTTTATCTTGGCAATTCCTTTCTTCCTGAAGAAATTCGGGATCAAAAAAGTAATGCTGATGTCTATGCTGGCATGGGTGTTGAGATTTGGATTCTTTGCCTACGGAGTTCCGGAAGGTTTCGGATTATCTCTTATCATTCTTTCCTGCATTGTGTACGGGATGGCTTTTGACTTCTTTAATATCTCAGGTTCCCTTTTCGTAGAAACCACCACAGATAAGAAGATCCGTTCGTCAGCACAAGGATTGTTTATGATGATGACCAATGGTTTTGGAGCTGTATTTGGAAGTTATATTGCAGGCTGGGCTATCGATAAGTTCTTTACCCGTAAATTTACTACCGCTTCAGATCTGTCTGCTTATCTGGATACAACTTCAGATAACCCTACTTTTATTGAGATTTTGAAAAATAGTTTCAATACCGTAGTAAATACCGATGGCAGCCTTTCTACTGTCGTAATGGTAAAAGACTGGCAGCAGATATGGCTTTCCTTTGCCATCTATGCGTTGGTTCTTGCCATATTTTTTGCGATACTGTTCAGGCATAAACACAAGCCTGAAGACGTATCTTCAGTAAGTCATTAA
- a CDS encoding dipeptidase: MQETLNYINENKQRFVDELFELLRIPSISADPAYKNDVLKCADVCAEHLRNAGADNVEICETKGYPIVFGEKIIDKNLPTVLVYGHYDVQPADPLELWRKPPFEPYIEKTELHPEGAIFARGSADDKGQFFMHLKAFEAMMKTNTLPCNVKFILEGEEEVGSVSLGDFVNENKEKLSCDCILISDTHIYSNEQPTVTTGLRGLSYVEVEVEGPNRDLHSGLYGGAVPNPIHVLSRMIANLIDEDGHITIDGFYDNVEVVSDADRAEMNKLKDNPEEYKKSIGLSNIEGEKGYTTLERASIRPTLDCNGIWGGYTGEGAKTVIPSKAFAKISMRLVPYQTPEEITEKFTKYFEKIAPDTVKVKITPHHGGMPYVLQSDTKEFLAAKKAMETAFGKEVLPYRSGGSIPITAMFEKVLNAKSVLMGFGLDSDAIHSPNEHYGLFNFYKGIESIPLFFENYSK; this comes from the coding sequence ATGCAAGAGACATTAAATTACATCAACGAAAACAAACAGCGTTTCGTAGATGAATTATTTGAGTTATTGAGAATCCCTTCTATTTCCGCAGATCCTGCCTATAAAAACGATGTATTGAAATGTGCGGATGTATGCGCAGAGCATCTTAGAAATGCAGGTGCCGACAATGTTGAAATCTGCGAAACCAAAGGGTATCCTATCGTTTTTGGAGAGAAAATCATTGATAAAAACCTTCCTACGGTACTGGTATACGGACATTATGATGTGCAGCCTGCAGATCCGTTGGAATTATGGAGAAAACCACCTTTCGAACCTTATATCGAGAAAACTGAGCTACATCCTGAAGGCGCTATTTTTGCAAGGGGATCAGCCGATGATAAAGGTCAGTTTTTTATGCATTTAAAGGCTTTTGAAGCCATGATGAAAACCAATACGCTTCCTTGTAACGTTAAATTCATCCTTGAAGGAGAAGAAGAAGTAGGATCGGTAAGTCTTGGGGATTTCGTTAACGAGAATAAGGAAAAATTATCTTGTGACTGTATTCTGATCTCAGATACTCATATCTACAGCAATGAACAGCCCACTGTAACCACTGGTTTAAGGGGACTAAGCTACGTTGAAGTAGAGGTGGAAGGACCAAACAGGGACTTACATTCAGGACTTTACGGAGGGGCAGTGCCAAATCCTATTCATGTGCTTTCAAGAATGATTGCCAACCTTATTGACGAAGACGGACATATTACCATTGATGGCTTCTACGATAATGTGGAAGTTGTCTCAGACGCTGACAGAGCAGAAATGAACAAACTGAAGGATAATCCTGAAGAATATAAAAAATCAATCGGATTAAGCAATATTGAAGGAGAAAAAGGGTATACCACCCTTGAAAGAGCTTCGATTCGTCCTACCCTTGACTGTAATGGTATTTGGGGAGGATATACAGGAGAAGGCGCCAAAACAGTAATTCCTTCAAAAGCTTTTGCTAAAATCTCAATGCGTCTGGTTCCTTATCAGACACCGGAAGAAATTACAGAGAAATTCACAAAATATTTTGAAAAAATTGCTCCGGATACCGTAAAAGTTAAAATAACTCCTCATCATGGAGGAATGCCTTACGTATTACAGAGTGATACTAAAGAGTTTTTAGCAGCTAAAAAAGCTATGGAAACCGCTTTCGGTAAAGAAGTATTACCTTACAGAAGTGGAGGAAGTATTCCGATCACAGCCATGTTTGAGAAAGTTTTAAATGCTAAATCTGTGTTGATGGGATTCGGATTAGATTCTGATGCCATCCACTCACCAAATGAACATTACGGATTATTTAATTTCTATAAAGGGATTGAAAGTATTCCGCTATTCTTTGAAAACTATTCAAAATAG
- a CDS encoding proline dehydrogenase family protein: MPIFNDTKVAFADKSDAQLRKAYWMFKMIEQPALTSLGTSVLNFTVHHNFPFVTGIVKNTLFEQFCGGETREESMKVVKQLFKRGVGSIFDYSIEGKEDEETFDAVCKEIKDIVRFSVGNPAIPFIVFKPTAFGRIDIYEAVGKGAELTTSQKEEWARVVKRFDEVCALCHENDKKVMVDAEETWMQDAADHLCEEMMEKYNQQKPIVWNTIQMYRTGRLEYMEENLKRAREKNYFIGYKIVRGAYMEKERARAAEKGYPDPIQPTKEASDKNYNAGIDFVMDHLDKVSAFFGTHNEISSELIMDKMKAKSMENGNPHVYFGQLYGMSDNITFYLSNKGYNVAKYLPYGPVKDVVPYLTRRARENTSVAGQTGRELGLIQKELERRKKQ, from the coding sequence ATGCCCATTTTTAACGATACTAAAGTTGCATTTGCAGATAAATCTGATGCACAATTAAGAAAGGCGTACTGGATGTTTAAAATGATTGAACAGCCTGCTCTTACAAGCCTTGGAACTTCTGTCCTTAATTTCACAGTACATCATAATTTTCCTTTCGTTACAGGAATTGTGAAAAACACTTTATTTGAGCAATTCTGCGGAGGAGAAACCCGTGAAGAGAGCATGAAAGTGGTTAAACAATTGTTCAAAAGAGGAGTGGGAAGTATCTTCGATTATTCTATTGAAGGTAAGGAAGATGAAGAAACTTTTGATGCAGTATGTAAAGAAATTAAGGATATTGTAAGGTTCTCGGTAGGAAATCCGGCAATTCCTTTTATTGTATTTAAACCTACAGCTTTTGGTAGAATTGATATCTACGAAGCGGTTGGAAAAGGAGCAGAACTTACGACAAGCCAGAAAGAAGAATGGGCGAGAGTCGTAAAAAGATTCGATGAGGTATGTGCCCTTTGTCATGAAAATGATAAAAAAGTAATGGTTGATGCGGAAGAAACCTGGATGCAGGATGCAGCAGATCACCTTTGTGAGGAAATGATGGAAAAATATAACCAGCAAAAGCCTATCGTTTGGAACACGATCCAAATGTACAGAACAGGAAGACTGGAGTATATGGAGGAAAATCTTAAAAGAGCCAGAGAAAAGAATTATTTTATCGGTTATAAGATTGTTCGTGGTGCTTACATGGAAAAAGAAAGAGCCAGAGCCGCAGAAAAAGGATATCCTGATCCGATTCAGCCAACCAAAGAAGCATCTGATAAAAACTACAATGCAGGAATTGACTTTGTGATGGATCATCTGGATAAAGTATCGGCATTCTTCGGAACCCATAATGAAATTTCGTCAGAATTGATCATGGATAAGATGAAGGCTAAATCGATGGAAAACGGTAATCCACACGTTTATTTCGGACAGCTTTACGGAATGAGTGATAATATCACCTTCTATCTGTCCAATAAAGGCTATAACGTGGCTAAATACCTTCCATATGGCCCTGTTAAGGATGTGGTGCCATATCTTACAAGAAGAGCAAGAGAAAATACTTCTGTAGCCGGACAAACCGGAAGAGAGCTTGGATTGATTCAGAAAGAACTGGAAAGAAGAAAAAAGCAATAA
- a CDS encoding SDR family oxidoreductase, with amino-acid sequence MSEIKTAYITGGTKGIGFGIAKVLLENGISVAFSGRKREDVLKAEEELRQYSENVLGIVSDVRSLESEQEAVRYVLEKFGRLDYVIANAGLGIFKPVDELTAEEWNDMIDTNLTGVFYTLKASVEQLKKTEGYYITISSLAGANFFENGTGYNASKFGVVGFTQAAMIDLRKYNIKSTVIMPGSVATHFNGNTPSEKDSWKIQPQDMGDLILDIVKMNPRVLPSKIEFRATQPAK; translated from the coding sequence ATGTCAGAAATTAAAACAGCTTATATAACGGGAGGAACCAAAGGAATAGGGTTCGGGATTGCTAAAGTTTTGCTTGAAAATGGTATTTCCGTAGCGTTTTCAGGAAGAAAGAGAGAAGATGTCTTGAAAGCTGAGGAAGAACTCAGACAGTATTCGGAAAATGTACTGGGGATTGTTTCCGACGTGAGAAGTCTTGAAAGCGAGCAGGAAGCAGTACGGTACGTGCTTGAAAAATTCGGAAGACTTGATTATGTGATTGCCAACGCAGGGCTGGGGATATTTAAGCCTGTAGACGAGCTTACAGCTGAAGAATGGAATGATATGATAGACACAAACCTGACAGGTGTTTTTTATACTTTAAAAGCATCTGTGGAACAGCTTAAAAAGACCGAAGGCTATTATATCACGATTTCAAGCCTGGCAGGCGCCAATTTCTTTGAAAACGGAACAGGATATAATGCGTCAAAATTCGGTGTAGTAGGTTTTACACAGGCTGCTATGATTGACCTTAGAAAATATAACATCAAATCAACTGTGATCATGCCGGGTTCCGTTGCCACTCATTTCAACGGAAATACTCCTTCGGAAAAAGACAGCTGGAAGATTCAGCCACAGGATATGGGAGATCTGATACTGGATATTGTAAAGATGAATCCGAGGGTTTTGCCCAGCAAAATAGAGTTTAGAGCAACACAACCTGCTAAATAA
- a CDS encoding electron transfer flavoprotein subunit beta/FixA family protein, translating into MKILVCISSVPDTTSKINFTADKSAFDKNGIQWVINPLDEFALTKAIKLQESQGATVTVINVGDAATEPVIRKALAIGANDAVRVNLDPKDSYSTAKEIAAVAQNGGYDLILCGKESIDYNGGSVPGMVAQLLNQPFVNASVGLDVNGSEATAVREIEGGKETISVKLPAIIAGQKGLVDEKDLIIPNMRGIMSARTKPLQVVEPTSSEVKVQGVSYDSVPARAAVKMVSPDNLDELVRLLHEEAKVI; encoded by the coding sequence ATGAAAATATTAGTTTGTATTAGTAGTGTTCCGGATACTACTTCCAAAATTAACTTTACAGCAGATAAATCTGCTTTCGACAAAAACGGAATTCAGTGGGTAATCAACCCGCTAGACGAATTTGCGTTGACAAAGGCAATTAAACTTCAGGAATCTCAGGGGGCTACCGTAACAGTAATTAATGTTGGAGATGCCGCTACAGAACCTGTCATCAGAAAAGCTTTAGCGATCGGAGCTAATGATGCTGTAAGAGTAAATCTTGATCCTAAAGACAGCTATTCTACAGCGAAAGAAATCGCTGCAGTAGCTCAAAACGGAGGATATGACCTGATTCTTTGTGGTAAAGAATCTATCGATTATAACGGAGGCTCTGTTCCGGGAATGGTGGCCCAATTATTAAACCAGCCTTTCGTAAATGCATCTGTAGGACTGGATGTGAACGGAAGTGAAGCTACTGCAGTAAGAGAAATTGAAGGAGGTAAAGAAACTATCTCTGTAAAATTACCGGCAATTATTGCAGGCCAGAAAGGATTAGTAGACGAGAAAGACCTTATCATTCCTAATATGAGAGGAATTATGTCTGCAAGAACAAAACCTTTGCAGGTGGTAGAGCCTACTTCTTCTGAAGTAAAAGTTCAGGGAGTATCTTATGACAGCGTGCCTGCAAGAGCAGCTGTGAAAATGGTTTCTCCGGATAATTTAGATGAATTGGTAAGACTGCTTCACGAGGAAGCTAAAGTGATCTAA
- a CDS encoding bifunctional nuclease family protein translates to MDYKQLIIRGISYSQTQSGAYALLLEHEETHIKLPVVIGNFEAQSISLGLEKDIHPPRPLTHDLFTKFIVSANYELVSVIIYQIVDGVFFSNINFKNKVTEEELILDARTSDAVAMAVRFDAPIFTTQQVLNEAGILLELEDVSKEEQGFSETVQTEDNLKSLSMEELQKLLDDAVKEEDYDTALEIQEEIKRRKKKID, encoded by the coding sequence ATGGATTATAAGCAGCTAATTATTCGCGGAATATCGTACAGCCAAACCCAATCGGGGGCGTACGCATTGTTACTGGAGCATGAAGAAACACACATAAAATTACCTGTTGTTATAGGAAATTTCGAAGCTCAGTCTATCTCTCTCGGACTGGAAAAAGACATCCATCCACCGCGTCCACTTACCCATGACTTATTCACAAAATTTATAGTTTCTGCCAATTACGAATTGGTTTCTGTTATCATTTACCAAATTGTAGATGGTGTTTTCTTTTCAAATATTAACTTCAAAAATAAAGTTACCGAAGAAGAACTCATTCTTGATGCCAGAACTTCTGATGCTGTTGCAATGGCCGTACGATTTGACGCGCCTATTTTTACCACACAGCAGGTTTTAAATGAAGCCGGAATTTTACTGGAACTGGAAGATGTTTCAAAAGAAGAACAGGGCTTCTCAGAAACAGTACAGACTGAAGATAATCTGAAGTCCCTTTCTATGGAAGAGCTTCAGAAATTACTCGATGATGCTGTTAAAGAAGAAGATTATGATACGGCCCTTGAAATTCAGGAAGAAATCAAGAGGAGGAAAAAGAAAATTGACTAA
- a CDS encoding UbiA family prenyltransferase, whose product MNSEKETFQSKNYVSKSLFYRFSQFVGFLLGARFFVAALLTFALYVSTFFLFNQEESFRNFVFDFKVHGIIFCTVLTILAGGIINQFYDLEKDHIVKPFRTRVQSFIKQKYFLYAYLGLSAISLGVAWMISHNVFLFFVVYQFFMWFYSHKLSRILIINNLTFVSLTLYPFFGMMVYYETFSKKVFLMAVFLFLILLCIDIVKDTLTRTVDKTFGYTTIPNYFKSRNTKAILITLLVVTMAVSMKIITRTGVSGFMAYYFAAGLFVMIFCIYLFLNSSRRSNFLTLNILRFWVFVGIIAMLLNGIEHKL is encoded by the coding sequence ATGAATTCTGAAAAAGAAACTTTCCAATCTAAAAATTATGTCTCAAAATCTCTATTTTACAGATTTTCACAATTCGTGGGCTTTTTGCTCGGAGCAAGGTTCTTTGTAGCCGCTCTGCTTACCTTTGCCCTGTATGTTTCTACCTTTTTCCTCTTCAACCAGGAGGAAAGTTTCCGGAATTTTGTATTCGATTTTAAAGTTCACGGCATTATCTTTTGCACGGTTCTTACCATTTTGGCGGGAGGAATTATTAATCAGTTTTATGATCTGGAAAAAGATCACATCGTAAAACCTTTCAGAACAAGGGTTCAGAGTTTTATCAAGCAGAAATATTTTCTGTATGCTTACCTGGGGCTGAGCGCTATCTCGCTGGGTGTGGCATGGATGATTTCCCATAATGTTTTCCTGTTTTTTGTGGTCTATCAGTTTTTTATGTGGTTCTACAGCCATAAACTGAGCCGTATCTTGATTATAAACAATCTTACTTTTGTAAGCCTTACCCTATATCCTTTTTTTGGAATGATGGTGTATTATGAAACTTTCTCTAAAAAGGTATTCCTGATGGCCGTATTTCTTTTCCTTATTCTTTTGTGTATTGACATTGTAAAAGACACGCTCACCAGGACCGTAGATAAGACATTCGGCTACACAACCATTCCCAATTACTTTAAAAGCAGGAACACGAAAGCAATTCTGATCACTTTATTGGTGGTAACTATGGCTGTTTCGATGAAAATAATTACCAGAACAGGGGTATCAGGCTTCATGGCCTATTACTTTGCCGCAGGATTATTTGTGATGATTTTTTGCATTTATCTCTTCTTAAATTCTTCAAGGAGAAGCAACTTCCTGACTTTGAATATTTTGCGATTTTGGGTTTTTGTAGGCATTATTGCAATGCTTTTAAACGGAATAGAGCATAAATTGTAA
- a CDS encoding acetyl-CoA C-acyltransferase, protein MKEVFIVSAVRTPMGSFMGSLSTVPATKLGATAVKGALDKIGLDPNKVQEIYMGNVLQAGEGQAPARQVALGAGLSVNTPSTTVNKVCASGMKAVTMAAQAIKAGDADVIVAGGMENMSLVPHYYNARVATKLGDIKMQDGMVLDGLTDVYNKVHMGVCAEKCAVDYTITREDQDNFAIESYNRSAKAWSEGKFNDEIVPVSIPQRKGDPVIFAEDEEYKAVNFDRIRTLPTVFKKEEGTVTAANASTLNDGASALILVSKEKMEELGLKPLAKIVSYADAAQEPENFTTAPAKALPIALKKAGLELSDIDFFEFNEAFSVVGLANNKILGLDASKVNVNGGAVALGHPLGSSGSRIIVTLINVLKQNNAKYGAAAICNGGGGASAIVIENM, encoded by the coding sequence ATGAAAGAAGTATTCATCGTTTCCGCAGTAAGAACACCTATGGGGAGTTTTATGGGAAGCTTATCGACAGTTCCCGCTACAAAACTGGGAGCTACTGCCGTAAAAGGAGCATTAGACAAAATTGGTCTTGACCCAAACAAGGTTCAGGAAATCTATATGGGGAACGTATTGCAGGCAGGAGAAGGACAGGCACCTGCACGTCAGGTAGCTTTAGGAGCAGGCCTTTCAGTCAATACACCCTCTACTACAGTAAATAAGGTATGTGCTTCAGGAATGAAGGCTGTAACTATGGCTGCACAAGCGATCAAAGCTGGTGATGCAGACGTAATTGTTGCCGGAGGTATGGAAAACATGTCTTTGGTTCCTCACTATTATAACGCAAGAGTTGCTACAAAATTAGGCGATATCAAAATGCAGGACGGTATGGTTCTGGATGGTCTTACCGATGTTTACAATAAGGTACATATGGGAGTATGTGCAGAGAAATGTGCGGTAGATTATACCATTACCAGAGAAGATCAGGATAATTTTGCCATTGAATCTTACAACAGATCAGCAAAAGCCTGGAGTGAAGGTAAATTCAATGACGAAATCGTACCGGTTTCCATTCCGCAGAGAAAAGGAGATCCTGTGATCTTTGCTGAAGATGAAGAGTATAAAGCTGTCAACTTCGACAGAATCAGAACTCTTCCTACGGTTTTCAAAAAAGAAGAAGGTACAGTAACTGCAGCCAATGCTTCTACTTTGAATGACGGAGCTTCTGCTTTAATTCTTGTTTCTAAGGAAAAAATGGAAGAATTAGGCCTTAAACCCCTGGCTAAAATCGTTTCTTATGCAGATGCTGCACAAGAACCTGAAAACTTTACAACAGCACCGGCTAAAGCATTGCCGATCGCTCTTAAAAAAGCAGGACTGGAGCTTTCAGATATCGATTTCTTTGAATTTAATGAAGCTTTCTCTGTAGTAGGATTAGCGAATAACAAAATTTTGGGATTAGATGCTTCAAAAGTAAACGTAAACGGAGGAGCTGTAGCTTTAGGACACCCGCTGGGAAGTTCAGGTTCAAGAATTATTGTTACATTGATCAATGTATTGAAGCAGAATAATGCTAAATACGGGGCAGCAGCGATCTGCAACGGTGGTGGAGGTGCTTCTGCTATCGTTATCGAAAATATGTAA
- a CDS encoding damage-inducible protein DinB, translating into MKEKLIDLFEYTHHFNAEMIKVISENIKLIDDKTISLINHTLNAQQIWNARILGESTFEVWQINPLESLQEIDHKNFLKSIDIISNLDLDKRIEYQNSRGTKFENSIFEMLFHAVNHSTYHRGQINSLLKQNGLTPILTDYIFYKR; encoded by the coding sequence ATGAAAGAAAAACTGATAGATTTATTTGAGTACACTCATCATTTCAATGCTGAAATGATTAAAGTTATTTCTGAGAACATAAAACTGATAGATGATAAAACAATCAGTCTGATTAATCATACCCTTAACGCACAACAGATCTGGAATGCCAGGATACTGGGAGAATCTACCTTTGAGGTCTGGCAGATCAATCCTCTAGAGTCCCTGCAGGAGATTGATCATAAGAATTTTCTTAAAAGTATAGACATTATCAGTAACCTTGATTTGGATAAAAGAATAGAATATCAGAATTCAAGAGGAACAAAATTTGAAAATAGTATTTTTGAAATGCTTTTTCATGCAGTGAACCATTCTACTTATCACAGGGGGCAAATTAATTCTTTGCTTAAGCAGAATGGCTTGACACCGATATTAACGGACTATATTTTCTATAAGAGGTAA